One Pygocentrus nattereri isolate fPygNat1 chromosome 23, fPygNat1.pri, whole genome shotgun sequence genomic window carries:
- the layna gene encoding layilin isoform X1, with protein MDLMSVVGLAALMLSVPALGSKVLSDIYEPRGQRICKRGTDKPCYKIAYFQDSRRKVNFEEANRACRSDGGELLSIQSPDEQRLIEGFIQELKASDGDFWIGLRREPNYEESNIDCASQYYWMDGSRSAFRNWHWDEPSCGYEVCVVMYHQPSAPPGIGGLYMFQWNDDNCETKNNFICKYTKDRAPLPTTAGNRTRADVLPTAKVPKNPSVTVNDDGMRVVVSEPTGTKHNALNIAYIVLPTIPLLLLLIVATAVFCFKLFTRRKKERTETPPKEPGYWPSGDRCNSPSPDVYKVIQRQHDADLKGTRPDIKNTSFLGSSPDTPPGDYDNLGGRDTESGFVTLASTESGFVTNDIYETTCHGRGSLRYYREHGWLDNELYGY; from the exons ATGGATTTGATGAGTGTGGTGGGTTTGGCGGCGCTGATGCTCAGTGTCCCTGCGTTAGGATCCAAAGTGTTGAGCG ACATTTACGAGCCCAGAG GCCAGCGGATCTGCAAGCGCGGCACCGACAAGCCCTGCTATAAAATCGCCTACTTCCAGGACAGTCGGCGCAAAGTGAACTTCGAGGAGGCCAACCGAGCGTGCAGGAGCGATGGAGGAGAGCTCCTCAGCATCCAGTCGCCTGATGAGCAGAGGCTGATCGAGGGCTTTATCCAGGAACTGAAAGCTTCAGATGGAGATTTCTGGATTGGGCTTCGCAGAGAGCCAAACTATGAAGAGAGCAACATAGACTGTGCATCTCAGTACTACTGGATGGATGGCAGCCGTTCAGCTTTCAG GAACTGGCACTGGGACGAGCCCTCCTGTGGTTACGAGGTGTGTGTGGTGATGTACCACCAGCCGTCAGCTCCTCCAGGCATCGGAGGCCTTTATATGTTCCAGTGGAATGATGATAACTGTGAGACTAAGAACAACTTCATCTGCAAGTATACCAAAG atagAGCACCACTCCCCACCACCGCAGGAAACCGAACACGGGCAG ATGTTCTGCCCACAGCAAAAGTACCTAAAAACCCCTCCGTCACAGTTAATGATGATGGAATGAGGGTAGTTGTTTCTGAACCAACAGGTACGAAAC ATAATGCTCTCAATATTGCTTACATTGTCCTCCCTACAATACCTCTGCTTCTGCTCTTGATAGTCGCAACTGCAGTTTTCTGCTTCAAGCTATTTACCAGAAG GAAAAAGGAACGAACAGAGACTCCACCCAAGGAGCCTGGGTATTGGCCGTCCGGTGATCGCTGCAACAGCCCCAGCCCTGACGTCTATAAGGTCATCCAGAGGCAGCATGATGCAGACCTGAAGGGCACACGGCCCGATATTAAAAACACCTCCTTTCTGGGCTCATCCCCAGACACCCCACCCGGAGATTATGACAACCTGGGCGGCCGGGACACAGAAAGCGGTTTCGTCACGCTGGCCAGCACCGAGAGCGGCTTTGTCACCAACGACATCTACGAGACAACCTGCCATGGCCGGGGAAGTCTGAGATACTACAGAGAGCACGGCTGGCTGGATAATGAATTGTACGGCTACTGA
- the layna gene encoding layilin isoform X2, protein MDLMSVVGLAALMLSVPALGSKVLSDIYEPRGQRICKRGTDKPCYKIAYFQDSRRKVNFEEANRACRSDGGELLSIQSPDEQRLIEGFIQELKASDGDFWIGLRREPNYEESNIDCASQYYWMDGSRSAFRNWHWDEPSCGYEVCVVMYHQPSAPPGIGGLYMFQWNDDNCETKNNFICKYTKDRAPLPTTAGNRTRADVLPTAKVPKNPSVTVNDDGMRVVVSEPTDNALNIAYIVLPTIPLLLLLIVATAVFCFKLFTRRKKERTETPPKEPGYWPSGDRCNSPSPDVYKVIQRQHDADLKGTRPDIKNTSFLGSSPDTPPGDYDNLGGRDTESGFVTLASTESGFVTNDIYETTCHGRGSLRYYREHGWLDNELYGY, encoded by the exons ATGGATTTGATGAGTGTGGTGGGTTTGGCGGCGCTGATGCTCAGTGTCCCTGCGTTAGGATCCAAAGTGTTGAGCG ACATTTACGAGCCCAGAG GCCAGCGGATCTGCAAGCGCGGCACCGACAAGCCCTGCTATAAAATCGCCTACTTCCAGGACAGTCGGCGCAAAGTGAACTTCGAGGAGGCCAACCGAGCGTGCAGGAGCGATGGAGGAGAGCTCCTCAGCATCCAGTCGCCTGATGAGCAGAGGCTGATCGAGGGCTTTATCCAGGAACTGAAAGCTTCAGATGGAGATTTCTGGATTGGGCTTCGCAGAGAGCCAAACTATGAAGAGAGCAACATAGACTGTGCATCTCAGTACTACTGGATGGATGGCAGCCGTTCAGCTTTCAG GAACTGGCACTGGGACGAGCCCTCCTGTGGTTACGAGGTGTGTGTGGTGATGTACCACCAGCCGTCAGCTCCTCCAGGCATCGGAGGCCTTTATATGTTCCAGTGGAATGATGATAACTGTGAGACTAAGAACAACTTCATCTGCAAGTATACCAAAG atagAGCACCACTCCCCACCACCGCAGGAAACCGAACACGGGCAG ATGTTCTGCCCACAGCAAAAGTACCTAAAAACCCCTCCGTCACAGTTAATGATGATGGAATGAGGGTAGTTGTTTCTGAACCAACAG ATAATGCTCTCAATATTGCTTACATTGTCCTCCCTACAATACCTCTGCTTCTGCTCTTGATAGTCGCAACTGCAGTTTTCTGCTTCAAGCTATTTACCAGAAG GAAAAAGGAACGAACAGAGACTCCACCCAAGGAGCCTGGGTATTGGCCGTCCGGTGATCGCTGCAACAGCCCCAGCCCTGACGTCTATAAGGTCATCCAGAGGCAGCATGATGCAGACCTGAAGGGCACACGGCCCGATATTAAAAACACCTCCTTTCTGGGCTCATCCCCAGACACCCCACCCGGAGATTATGACAACCTGGGCGGCCGGGACACAGAAAGCGGTTTCGTCACGCTGGCCAGCACCGAGAGCGGCTTTGTCACCAACGACATCTACGAGACAACCTGCCATGGCCGGGGAAGTCTGAGATACTACAGAGAGCACGGCTGGCTGGATAATGAATTGTACGGCTACTGA
- the layna gene encoding layilin isoform X3 gives MDLMSVVGLAALMLSVPALGSKVLSGQRICKRGTDKPCYKIAYFQDSRRKVNFEEANRACRSDGGELLSIQSPDEQRLIEGFIQELKASDGDFWIGLRREPNYEESNIDCASQYYWMDGSRSAFRNWHWDEPSCGYEVCVVMYHQPSAPPGIGGLYMFQWNDDNCETKNNFICKYTKDRAPLPTTAGNRTRADVLPTAKVPKNPSVTVNDDGMRVVVSEPTGTKHNALNIAYIVLPTIPLLLLLIVATAVFCFKLFTRRKKERTETPPKEPGYWPSGDRCNSPSPDVYKVIQRQHDADLKGTRPDIKNTSFLGSSPDTPPGDYDNLGGRDTESGFVTLASTESGFVTNDIYETTCHGRGSLRYYREHGWLDNELYGY, from the exons ATGGATTTGATGAGTGTGGTGGGTTTGGCGGCGCTGATGCTCAGTGTCCCTGCGTTAGGATCCAAAGTGTTGAGCG GCCAGCGGATCTGCAAGCGCGGCACCGACAAGCCCTGCTATAAAATCGCCTACTTCCAGGACAGTCGGCGCAAAGTGAACTTCGAGGAGGCCAACCGAGCGTGCAGGAGCGATGGAGGAGAGCTCCTCAGCATCCAGTCGCCTGATGAGCAGAGGCTGATCGAGGGCTTTATCCAGGAACTGAAAGCTTCAGATGGAGATTTCTGGATTGGGCTTCGCAGAGAGCCAAACTATGAAGAGAGCAACATAGACTGTGCATCTCAGTACTACTGGATGGATGGCAGCCGTTCAGCTTTCAG GAACTGGCACTGGGACGAGCCCTCCTGTGGTTACGAGGTGTGTGTGGTGATGTACCACCAGCCGTCAGCTCCTCCAGGCATCGGAGGCCTTTATATGTTCCAGTGGAATGATGATAACTGTGAGACTAAGAACAACTTCATCTGCAAGTATACCAAAG atagAGCACCACTCCCCACCACCGCAGGAAACCGAACACGGGCAG ATGTTCTGCCCACAGCAAAAGTACCTAAAAACCCCTCCGTCACAGTTAATGATGATGGAATGAGGGTAGTTGTTTCTGAACCAACAGGTACGAAAC ATAATGCTCTCAATATTGCTTACATTGTCCTCCCTACAATACCTCTGCTTCTGCTCTTGATAGTCGCAACTGCAGTTTTCTGCTTCAAGCTATTTACCAGAAG GAAAAAGGAACGAACAGAGACTCCACCCAAGGAGCCTGGGTATTGGCCGTCCGGTGATCGCTGCAACAGCCCCAGCCCTGACGTCTATAAGGTCATCCAGAGGCAGCATGATGCAGACCTGAAGGGCACACGGCCCGATATTAAAAACACCTCCTTTCTGGGCTCATCCCCAGACACCCCACCCGGAGATTATGACAACCTGGGCGGCCGGGACACAGAAAGCGGTTTCGTCACGCTGGCCAGCACCGAGAGCGGCTTTGTCACCAACGACATCTACGAGACAACCTGCCATGGCCGGGGAAGTCTGAGATACTACAGAGAGCACGGCTGGCTGGATAATGAATTGTACGGCTACTGA